A genome region from Cervus elaphus chromosome 18, mCerEla1.1, whole genome shotgun sequence includes the following:
- the LOC122674342 gene encoding LOW QUALITY PROTEIN: olfactory receptor 2A14-like (The sequence of the model RefSeq protein was modified relative to this genomic sequence to represent the inferred CDS: inserted 1 base in 1 codon): MGGNQTWITEVTLLGFQVDXRLEFFLFGLFSLFYTLTLLGNAVILGLICLDSRLHTPMYFFLSHWAIIDISYASNSVPKMLANLVSQKRTISFVPCIMQTFLYLAFAHTECLILVVMSYDRYVAICHALHYTFIMSWRVCSVSAITSWVLSFLLTLVHLVLFLRLPFCGPHEINQFFCEILSVLKLACADTRLNQAVILAASVLVLVWPLCLVLLSYVRILATILRIQSGEGRRKAFSTCSSHLCVVGLFFGSAIVTYMAPKSCHPEEQQKILSLFYSLFNPMLNPLIYSLRNKEVKGALRRVLWKDRLM, translated from the exons ATGGGTGGCAACCAGACATGGATCACAGAAGTCACCCTCCTGGGATTTCAGGTAG TCAGACTGGAGTTTTTCCTCTttggtcttttctctctcttctacaCCCTTACCCTTCTGGGGAATGCAGTCATCCTGGGGCTTATCTGCTTAGACTCAAGActtcacacccccatgtacttcttcctctcacACTGGGCCATCATCGACATATCCTATGCCTCCAACAGTGTCCCCAAGATGCTGGCAAATCTTGTGAGTCAGAAAAGAACCATCTCCTTTGTTCCCTGCATTATGCAGACATTTCTATATCTAGCTTTTGCCCACACAGAGTGCCTGATTTTGGTGGTGATGTCCTATGACAGgtatgtggccatctgccacgCCCTGCATTACACTTTCATCATGAGCTGGAGAGTGTGCTCTGTCTCGGCCATCACGTCCTGGGTCTTAAGCTTCCTCTTGACTCTCGTCCACTTAGTTCTCTTTCTGAGACTGCCCTTCTGTGGGCCTCACGAAATCAACCAGTTCTTCTGTGAAATCCTGTCTGTCCTCAAGCTGGCCTGTGCTGACACCAGGCTGAACCAAGCTGTCATCCTTGCTGCTTCCGTGTTGGTCTTGGTCTGGCCTCTCTGCCTGGTGCTGCTCTCCTACGTGCGTATCCTGGCTACCATCCTGAGGATCCAGTCAGGTGAGGGCCGCAGAAAGGCCTTCTctacctgctcctcccacctctgcGTGGTCGGGCTCTTCTTTGGCAGTGCCATCGTCACGTACATGGCCCCCAAGTCCTGCCACCCTGAGGAGCAGCAGAAGATCCTTTCCCTGTTTTACagtcttttcaaccccatgcTGAACCCACtgatctacagcctgaggaacaaaGAGGTCAAGGGTGCCCTGAGGAGAGTGCTATGGAAGGACAGGCTAATGTGA
- the LOC122674344 gene encoding olfactory receptor 2A2-like — protein MGSNQSWVTEFILVGFHLSAKMEKLLFWIFSLFYIFSLLANGMILGLICLDLRLHTPMYFFLSHLAIIDMSYASNNVPKMLANLVNQHRTISFVPCVLQTFLYLGFAATECLILMVMSYDRLVAICHPLQYTIIMSWRACGVLAATSWVCGFILALVHAVLLLRLPFCGPWEVNHLFCEILSVLKLACIDTWINQVVLLAASVFVLVGPVCLMLVSYIRILWAILKIQSKEGRGKAFSTCSSHLCVVGLFFGIAMLVYMVPDSNQREEEEKILSLFHSLFNPMLNPLIYSLRNTQVKDALYRALQRRSM, from the coding sequence ATGGGAAGTAACCAGTCATGGGTCACAGAATTCATCTTGGTAGGCTTCCATCTCAgtgcaaagatggaaaagcttcTCTTCTGGATCTTCTCCCTGTTTTACATCTTCAGTCTGCTGGCAAATGGCATGATCTTGGGACTCATCTGTCTAGACCTGAGACTGCAcactcccatgtacttcttcctctcacATCTGGCCATCATCGACATGTCCTATGCTTCCAACAACGTCCCCAAGATGTTGGCAAACTTAGTGAACCAGCATAGAACCATCTCCTTTGTCCCGTGCGTCCTGCAGACGTTTTTGTATTTGGGGTTTGCTGCTACCGAGTGCCTGATTTTGATGGTGATGTCCTACGATAGGCTTGTGGCGATCTGTCATCCCCTCCAGTACACTATCATCATGAGCTGGAGAGCGTGCGGGGTCCTGGCTGCCACTTCCTGGGTGTGTGGATTCATTCTGGCTCTGGTCCATGCAGTTCTCCTCCTAAGACTGCCCTTCTGTGGGCCCTGGGAAGTGAACCACCTCTTTTGTGAAATTCTGTCTGTCCTCAAGCTGGCCTGTATTGACACATGGATTAACCAAGTGGTCCTCCTTGCCGCTTCTGTATTTGTCTTAGTCGGGCCCGTGTGCTTAATGCTAGTCTCTTACATACGCATCCTCTGGGCCATCCTAAAGATCCAGTCAAAGGAGGGCCGCGGaaaggccttctccacctgctcctcccacctctgcGTGGTTGGACTCTTCTTTGGCATAGCCATGTTGGTTTATATGGTGCCAGACTCCAATCAacgagaagaggaggagaaaatacTGTCCCTGTTTCACAGTCTCTTTAATCCGATGCTGAACCCTCTCATTTACAGCCTGAGGAACACTCAGGTAAAGGATGCCTTGTATAGAGCTCTGCAGAGGAGGTCCATGTGA